One Oncorhynchus clarkii lewisi isolate Uvic-CL-2024 chromosome 31, UVic_Ocla_1.0, whole genome shotgun sequence DNA segment encodes these proteins:
- the LOC139390710 gene encoding regulator of nonsense transcripts 3B-like, whose translation MKDGKENTRQREKRMEIKCENIEKMEKPKQEKKEVMTKIIIRRLPPSITKEELEEQLQPLPEVDYLEFFSNDSSMYPHVFARAYINFKIQEDIVLFRDRFDGYVFVDNGGQEYPAIVEFAPFQKIAKRRSKKKDAKSGTIDEDADYKKFLEIYNGDDEKFTSTPETLLEEIEAKTKELVAKKMTPLLDFLKNKQRIREEKKEERRRRELERKRLRDEERRRWREEDRRKRKEAEKFKKGDKPSEKDKDQAKEVPKIKLLRKPDRGDDVEKLKKPEKDKMKDDRAPGCPDMTKRQNFETRGDRVSRKADEDGHKDFRERDLERDRNRERDKERERRQKEKERIRRQDEDRRRRRERHDGENSYRKREEEGKREKEDRVWEKRRGENAGDSASHTDKPKKSEETLREEKAKRDCLRNKDRPAIQLYQPGARNRGGESHAGERKSERDQEKGVEG comes from the exons ATGAAAGACGGCAAGGAAAATACTCGTCAGAGGGAGAAAAGGATGGAGATAAAATGCGAAAACATTGAAAAAATGGAGAAGCCAAAGCAGGAGAAGAAAGAAGTAATGACGAAG ATCATTATCCGACGTCTGCCTCCAAGCATAACCAAGGAGGAACTGGAGGAGCAATTGCAGCCACTTCCAGAAGTGGACTACTTAGAATTTTTCTCCAATGACAGCAG CATGTACCCCCATGTCTTCGCCAGAGCATACATCAACTTCAAGATTCAGGAAGATATTGTACTTTTCAGAGACCGGTTTGATGGATATGTGTTCGTTGATAATGGAG GGCAGGAGTATCCAGCCATTGTTGAATTTGCTCCTTTTCAAAAGATTGCCAAAAGAAGGAGTAAGAAAAAGGATGCTAAAAGTGGAACAATAGATGAAG ATGCTGATTACAAGAAATTCCTGGAGATTTATAATGGCGACGATGAAAAGTTTACATCCACCCCTGAGACTCTACTGGAGGAAATAGAGGCTAAAACAAAGGAACTAGTag CTAAGAAAATGACTCCCCTCTTGGACTTCTTAAAGAACAAACAG AGAATCCGTGAGGAAAagaaagaggaaaggaggagacgAGAACTCGAACGTAAGCGCCTGAGGGACGAGGAACgtcggaggtggagggaggaggacaggagaaagcGCAAAGAAGCAGAGAAGTTCAAGAAAGGAGACAAACCTTCCGAGAAGGATAAAGACCAAGCGAAGGAGGTGCCAAAAATCAAG CTCTTGAGAAAACCAGACAGAGGAGATGATGTGGAGAAGTTAAAGAAACCTGAGAAGGACAAGATGAAAGACGACAGAGCTCCAGGGTGTCCTGATATGACGAAACGCCAGAACTTCGAAACCAGGGGGGACAGGGTATCACGGAA AGCTGATGAAGATGGACACAAAGACTTCAGAGAGCGTGACCTAGAAAGGGACAGAAACCGCGAacgagacaaagagagggagcgGCGGCAGAAAGAGAAGGAGCGCATCAGACGCCAAGACGAGGATAGGCGAAGGAGGAGGGAAAGGCACGATGGAGAGAACTCCTACAGAAAGCGAGAGGAAGAAGGGAAAAGGGAGAAAGAAGATCGTGTCTGGGAAAAGAGAAGGGGCGAGAATGCCGGGGACTCCGCAAGCCATACTGATAAGCCTAAAAAGTCAGAAGAAACCCTGAGGGAGGAGAAAGCTAAAAGAGATTGTTTAAGAAACAAG GATCGGCCTGCCATTCAGCTATACCAGCCAGGTGCCAGGAACCGAGGAGGAGAATCTCATGCTGGGGAGCGAAAGTCAGAGCGAGACCAAGAGAAGGGAGTTGAAGGATAA
- the LOC139390773 gene encoding large ribosomal subunit protein eL39, producing MSSHKTFRIKRFLAKKQKQNRPIPQWIRMKTGNKIRYNSKRRHWRRTKLGL from the exons ATG TCGTCCCACAAGACTTTCAGGATCAAGCGCTTTCTCGCCAAGAAACAGAAGCAGAACAGGCCCATCCCACAGTGGATAAGAATGAAGACTGGCAACAAGATCAG gtacaactccaagaGGAGACACTGGAGGAGGACCAAGCTGGGCTTGTAA
- the LOC139391071 gene encoding securin codes for MASIFTERNATLHTPALKMRQRLQSVPENLLKTPVTGKKFNAPLQSGRKALGAVNKIPSMPAVNGQKNKLLETQETKVKTLPQTKVEVEEYPDIERFIPYDPLEFENYVIPEDVVCLSHLVLPGLVRLPEMPSLPEEDFEVLETYTCISPLKNLPRSDNCAMELDAFLQTINKLTIDLPPEMDEY; via the exons ATGGCTTCAATCTTCACTGAGAGAAATGCAACCCTCCATACACCTGCCCTAAAGATGCGCCAGCGGTTGCAATCTGTTCCAG AGAACCTCTTGAAGACTCCTGTAACTGGAAAAAAGTTTAATGCTCCTTTACAGTCTGGTCGTAAGGCCTTGGGGGCAGTGAACAAGATCCCATCAATGCCAGCTGTAAATGGACAAAAGAACAAACTCCTTGAGACACAG GAAACAAAAGTTAAAACCCTCCCTCAGACCAAAGTAGAAGTCGAAGAATACCCAGATATTGAGAGGTTTATCCCCTATGACCCACTTG AGTTTGAGAACTATGTCATCCCAGAGGATGTGGTTTGCCTGAGTCATCTTGTGCTTCCTGGACTGGTACGTCTCCCAGAAATGCCATCCCTGCCTGAAGAGGACTTTGAAGTGCTTGAGACATACACATGTATTTCTCCGTTGAAGAACCTACCACGCTCAG ACAATTGTGCTATGGAATTGGATGCATTTCTTCAAACTATCAACAAGCTGACCATTGACCTGCCCCCAGAGATGGATGAATACTGA